A section of the Elizabethkingia anophelis R26 genome encodes:
- a CDS encoding pirin family protein: MSNIGIIIPERAADIGNFMVGRLLPFIEKRSVGPFVFIDHMGPAYLKDYQNLDVPPHPHIGLSTLTYLFEGSIFHRDSIGSAIEIQPGAVNWMTAGKGVTHSERTPEYLRHTDKRLHGLQIWVALPKHLEGSEPSFHHTEAADIPAWETDGVHYKLIAGEAFGKTSPVPVHSKLYFIEIKTGDKPAKISIGNDLYGESALYILEGNIKSEGNTYEPKFILIAKDAKLCEFEMDANTTVYIFGGEPFPEERYIHWNFVNSDKQVIEQAKHDWKDQKFPKVPGETEFVPLPATSLK, encoded by the coding sequence ATGTCAAATATAGGAATCATCATCCCGGAAAGGGCTGCAGATATTGGTAACTTTATGGTAGGAAGACTTCTTCCTTTTATTGAGAAAAGATCAGTAGGACCTTTCGTTTTTATAGACCATATGGGACCTGCATACTTAAAAGATTATCAGAATCTGGATGTACCGCCACATCCGCATATTGGACTTTCTACGTTAACGTACTTATTTGAAGGTTCTATTTTCCATCGCGACAGCATAGGTTCTGCAATAGAAATTCAGCCTGGTGCCGTTAATTGGATGACTGCAGGAAAAGGTGTTACACATTCAGAAAGGACTCCTGAATATCTTCGCCATACTGATAAAAGATTACATGGTCTGCAAATCTGGGTTGCCCTTCCTAAACATCTTGAGGGTAGTGAACCCAGTTTCCATCATACAGAAGCAGCTGATATACCAGCATGGGAAACAGATGGTGTACATTACAAACTAATTGCTGGTGAAGCTTTTGGTAAAACATCACCTGTGCCCGTACACAGCAAATTATATTTCATAGAAATTAAAACCGGAGATAAACCTGCTAAAATCAGTATAGGAAATGATCTTTATGGTGAGAGCGCATTGTACATTCTGGAAGGCAATATCAAAAGTGAAGGCAATACTTACGAGCCAAAATTCATATTAATTGCAAAAGATGCAAAATTATGTGAATTCGAAATGGATGCTAATACCACTGTTTATATTTTTGGAGGAGAACCTTTTCCTGAAGAAAGATATATCCACTGGAACTTCGTAAACTCTGATAAACAAGTAATTGAACAAGCAAAACATGACTGGAAGGATCAGAAGTTCCCAAAAGTTCCGGGAGAAACAGAATTTGTTCCTTTACCTGCAACATCTTTAAAATAA
- a CDS encoding MFS transporter, with the protein MVPKRYLYGLSEYFTVGSLLCALSTNLGFLILSRIIQAIGGSMMVPVSRLAILYTYSKDKLLGVINFITIPGLVGPIIGPTLGGWLVDVASWHWNFLINIPIGIAGILFARKYMPDYVNKGKKFDLTGMLLFSGSLLLLTIAIELGSEKVINGWWLILVFAAGILLMNLYYRHFKKVDNPLIDLNLIKIRTLRIGVFGNLLTRLGIGGMPLLLPLLFQVGFKHTAIISGMMLIPSAITTIMVKPWVVPIVKKLGYKKTLIINTILIAVIISLFAVPDQNTPLPLLIPLLVIYGAVNSIQLATMNTLSLSDLDNKNASNGNSLLMVMQQLSMSLGISVGAYLLNKYGDLPWVDHTNSITVFRYTFLTMGVLTALASLIFFRLKSSDGDSLTGVKH; encoded by the coding sequence TTGGTTCCAAAAAGATATTTATATGGGCTGTCGGAATATTTCACTGTAGGTTCATTACTCTGTGCCCTCTCCACGAATTTAGGTTTTCTTATACTCTCCCGAATTATTCAGGCAATTGGAGGCTCCATGATGGTTCCGGTTTCCCGTCTGGCAATCTTATATACTTATTCCAAGGACAAACTATTGGGGGTTATTAATTTTATTACAATTCCCGGACTGGTTGGTCCTATTATCGGTCCTACATTAGGTGGCTGGCTCGTGGATGTTGCCAGTTGGCACTGGAATTTTCTGATCAATATTCCTATCGGAATCGCCGGAATACTTTTTGCCCGAAAATATATGCCTGATTACGTAAATAAAGGCAAAAAATTCGATCTTACCGGAATGCTCCTGTTTAGTGGCTCCCTCCTACTCCTGACAATTGCTATAGAGCTTGGCTCCGAAAAAGTGATCAATGGCTGGTGGCTTATTTTGGTATTTGCTGCAGGTATTCTTTTAATGAATTTATATTACCGCCATTTCAAAAAAGTAGATAACCCTCTCATAGATCTTAATCTGATAAAAATAAGAACATTAAGAATTGGTGTTTTTGGAAACCTTCTTACCCGGCTAGGAATTGGCGGAATGCCGCTACTTTTACCTCTTTTATTTCAGGTTGGCTTTAAACATACAGCCATTATATCGGGGATGATGCTTATCCCGTCAGCTATTACAACTATTATGGTAAAACCATGGGTTGTTCCTATTGTAAAAAAACTTGGGTATAAAAAAACATTGATTATCAATACCATTCTCATTGCTGTTATTATTTCATTATTTGCTGTACCGGATCAAAATACACCATTGCCATTACTGATTCCACTCTTGGTTATATACGGAGCCGTAAACTCTATTCAGCTGGCAACGATGAATACACTTTCCTTATCAGATCTGGATAATAAAAATGCCAGTAATGGCAATAGCCTCCTAATGGTTATGCAGCAATTATCCATGAGTCTGGGAATATCGGTTGGCGCTTACCTTCTGAATAAATATGGTGACCTGCCGTGGGTAGATCATACAAATTCTATAACCGTATTCCGCTATACTTTCCTTACCATGGGCGTATTAACGGCATTAGCCAGCCTTATATTCTTTCGCCTAAAAAGCTCCGATGGCGATAGTTTGACTGGTGTAAAGCACTAA
- the hisD gene encoding histidinol dehydrogenase, whose amino-acid sequence MQTYINPPLSEWKNLIKRPVQKAEDLQNIVLTVFEDIKNEKDKALINYTKKFDKAYLTDIRVSSDEITAAIALVSEELRQAIQMAASNIEKFHASQKENKNIIETTEGVNCWREARPIENIGIYIPGGSAPLFSTVLMLGIPAQLAGCKNITLCTPPDESGNINPAILYTANLIGIKNIYKAGGIQAIGAMTFGTETIEKADKIFGPGNQYVTAAKQIAQNFGVAIDMPAGPSEVLVIADTTANPEFVAADLLSQAEHGADSQVILLTTDENILQQTLMQVENQLTQLPRKSIASQALLQSRGIVLDSIEKCIAFSNLYAPEHLILAIENTENYTDKITSAGSVFLGNFSCESAGDYASGTNHTLPTNGYARNYSGVSLDSFIKKITFQKVTKKGIQNIGPGIEKMAEAEELFAHKHAVSVRLKSLNSQNNTL is encoded by the coding sequence ATGCAAACCTACATAAATCCGCCACTTTCCGAATGGAAAAATCTTATTAAACGTCCTGTACAAAAGGCAGAAGACTTACAAAATATTGTCTTGACTGTTTTTGAAGATATCAAAAATGAAAAGGACAAAGCATTAATCAATTACACTAAAAAATTCGATAAAGCATATCTTACCGATATCAGAGTTTCATCTGATGAAATAACTGCTGCTATAGCCTTAGTTTCTGAAGAACTTAGACAAGCAATTCAGATGGCAGCCTCAAATATTGAGAAATTTCACGCTTCACAAAAAGAAAATAAAAATATTATAGAAACAACTGAAGGTGTCAACTGCTGGCGGGAGGCAAGACCTATTGAAAACATAGGTATCTATATTCCCGGAGGAAGTGCTCCCTTATTTTCAACGGTTCTTATGCTGGGAATACCTGCTCAGCTGGCTGGGTGCAAAAACATTACATTATGTACTCCTCCCGATGAAAGTGGTAATATTAATCCTGCCATACTATATACAGCTAATCTTATCGGAATAAAAAATATTTACAAAGCTGGTGGTATACAGGCTATAGGTGCAATGACCTTTGGAACCGAAACTATTGAAAAAGCAGATAAAATATTTGGTCCCGGAAACCAATATGTAACTGCAGCAAAACAAATTGCTCAAAACTTCGGAGTTGCAATAGATATGCCTGCCGGTCCGAGTGAAGTTTTGGTGATAGCAGATACAACAGCTAACCCTGAATTTGTGGCTGCAGATTTACTTTCACAAGCAGAACACGGTGCCGATTCGCAAGTGATACTACTGACAACTGATGAAAATATTCTTCAGCAAACGCTGATGCAGGTAGAAAATCAACTTACCCAATTGCCACGAAAGTCGATAGCATCTCAGGCTCTTCTGCAAAGTCGTGGTATTGTTTTAGACAGTATTGAAAAATGTATTGCATTTTCAAACCTCTATGCACCCGAACACTTAATTCTGGCTATTGAAAACACTGAAAATTATACTGATAAGATTACCTCTGCAGGATCCGTGTTCCTGGGCAATTTTTCATGCGAAAGTGCCGGCGATTATGCATCAGGTACCAACCATACTCTACCCACCAACGGATATGCCCGAAATTACAGTGGTGTATCTCTTGATAGTTTTATCAAAAAAATTACATTTCAAAAAGTTACCAAAAAAGGGATTCAAAATATCGGACCAGGTATTGAAAAGATGGCCGAAGCAGAAGAGCTTTTTGCTCACAAACATGCTGTCTCTGTTCGTCTGAAATCGCTTAACTCCCAAAACAACACACTATAA
- the hisG gene encoding ATP phosphoribosyltransferase: protein MNLKIAIQKKGRLSETSLKLLEECGINISNGSRILKATAKNFPIEILFLRDDDIPQYVEQGVVDIGILGENEVLEKDKNIDIISRLGFAACNLCLAIPKDEEYSGISYFEDKKIATSYPKILTKFFQEQNINVQIEEIGGSVEIAPSIGLANAIFDIVSTGSTLLTNGLKQVETVMKSEAVLVAGKNLPEAQQKILDRLLFRIKAVQNSAENKYILLNAPNDKLQEIIDVLPGMKAPTVLPLATAGWSSVHSVIKEDTFWEIIEQLKDLGAEGILVLEIEKMIL, encoded by the coding sequence ATGAATCTGAAAATTGCAATCCAGAAAAAAGGACGACTTAGCGAAACTTCACTTAAACTACTTGAAGAATGTGGCATCAATATTTCTAACGGAAGCAGAATCCTAAAGGCCACAGCAAAAAATTTCCCAATCGAAATATTATTTCTCCGTGACGACGATATCCCTCAATATGTAGAACAGGGCGTTGTAGACATAGGTATACTTGGTGAAAACGAAGTACTGGAAAAAGATAAAAATATAGATATTATTTCCAGACTGGGTTTTGCAGCCTGCAATCTTTGTCTGGCTATTCCTAAAGATGAAGAATACAGCGGAATTAGCTATTTCGAAGACAAAAAAATCGCTACTTCATACCCTAAAATCCTGACTAAATTCTTTCAAGAACAAAACATCAATGTACAGATTGAAGAAATTGGTGGTAGTGTGGAAATAGCGCCAAGCATAGGGCTGGCCAATGCAATATTCGATATTGTAAGTACAGGTTCTACCCTACTGACGAATGGGCTAAAGCAAGTAGAAACAGTAATGAAAAGTGAGGCTGTTCTGGTAGCAGGCAAAAATCTTCCGGAGGCACAGCAAAAAATTTTAGATCGTTTATTATTCAGAATAAAAGCAGTTCAGAACTCTGCAGAAAACAAATATATTCTACTGAATGCTCCCAATGATAAGCTACAGGAAATCATAGATGTTTTACCCGGAATGAAAGCACCTACCGTACTCCCATTAGCTACAGCAGGTTGGTCTTCAGTACACTCTGTAATTAAAGAAGATACTTTCTGGGAAATTATAGAACAGTTGAAAGACCTTGGTGCTGAAGGCATCCTGGTTCTGGAAATTGAAAAGATGATACTCTGA
- the hisC gene encoding histidinol-phosphate transaminase → MKNFNLENLVRPNILKLKPYSSARDEYKGSTGVFLDANENPFGNLNRYPDPYQKEVKEKLSALKSIPVSQIFLGNGSDEVIDLVFRIFCTPGRDKALVFTPTYGMYEVSANINDTELLQLPLNSDFQIDKESILPFLTDENLKLIFICSPNNPTGNSIENVDFILENFNGIVFVDEAYIDFSTQKSWAEKLSQYPNLIISQTFSKARGLAAVRVGIAYSSPEIIALFNKTKPPYNVSQLNQEAVLIALLDDKRYQSEIKTILAEKERLEKEFLQLSVIKKIYPSDANFILVEVNDADGIYNNLVQQKIITRNRNSVIAGCIRITIGTTEENNQLIAALKAYKNS, encoded by the coding sequence ATGAAAAATTTTAATTTAGAAAATCTGGTTCGTCCCAACATCCTGAAACTAAAACCTTATTCTTCTGCCAGAGATGAGTACAAAGGAAGTACAGGTGTATTTCTGGATGCCAACGAAAACCCTTTCGGTAATCTCAATCGTTACCCCGACCCTTATCAGAAGGAAGTAAAAGAAAAGTTAAGTGCTTTAAAAAGTATTCCTGTATCACAAATATTTTTGGGTAACGGTAGTGATGAAGTCATAGATCTGGTGTTCAGAATTTTCTGTACACCAGGCCGTGACAAAGCTTTAGTATTTACACCTACTTATGGGATGTATGAAGTTTCAGCAAATATTAATGATACTGAACTTTTGCAACTGCCTCTTAACAGTGATTTTCAAATTGATAAAGAATCTATTCTTCCCTTTCTGACAGATGAAAATCTAAAACTTATTTTTATATGTTCACCTAACAATCCTACAGGTAACAGCATAGAAAATGTAGATTTCATTCTGGAAAATTTCAACGGAATTGTATTCGTGGACGAAGCTTACATTGATTTTAGTACTCAAAAGAGTTGGGCCGAAAAACTAAGCCAATATCCAAATCTTATCATTAGCCAGACTTTCAGCAAAGCCCGTGGATTGGCAGCTGTACGTGTTGGTATTGCTTACAGTTCCCCAGAGATTATTGCATTATTCAATAAAACAAAACCTCCTTACAACGTAAGCCAGCTTAATCAGGAAGCTGTTTTAATAGCCTTGTTAGATGATAAAAGGTACCAATCTGAAATAAAAACCATTCTCGCAGAAAAAGAACGTCTGGAAAAAGAATTTCTTCAATTGTCGGTTATCAAAAAAATCTATCCGTCTGATGCTAATTTTATTTTAGTTGAAGTGAATGATGCTGATGGAATTTACAATAATTTAGTTCAGCAAAAAATTATTACCCGAAACCGAAATAGTGTAATAGCCGGTTGCATAAGAATTACCATAGGAACAACAGAAGAAAATAACCAGCTAATTGCAGCCTTAAAGGCTTATAAAAATAGCTAA
- a CDS encoding serine hydrolase domain-containing protein has protein sequence MKKLLSFLFLSLILNLSAQKGLEKSADSMMKVHHIPEMAYAVITPDKILVQKIIGHHRIEQINEKPNANISDFFHLGSNTKAITGFIAGYLTEQNKIKWDTKFFDLFPEFKDKSNPKYLNITLSQILEHKAGIQPFTSGAEYQKLPVFKGNRSEKRQAFAQYVLTLPPVENDKPYNYSNAGYSVAAFMLEKVSGKTWEQLVQDVLKDKLKLQYTLGWPNRTDINQPWGHWEDPKLVSVAPETKYDLSMAEPGGDISMNIINYSKFIQLNLQGLTGKDNFLKAKTYQYLFNSSDNYSIGWGNVTINNIKYSEHQGTDGTFFAYTLINRSEPKAYIILINNASGQAQEGLFKFLKLLKKQYP, from the coding sequence ATGAAAAAACTATTATCCTTTTTATTTCTGTCATTAATTTTAAATCTTTCTGCACAAAAGGGTTTAGAAAAGTCTGCCGACAGCATGATGAAAGTTCATCATATTCCGGAAATGGCTTATGCAGTTATAACACCAGATAAAATACTGGTACAAAAAATAATTGGCCACCACCGAATTGAACAGATTAATGAAAAACCAAATGCTAACATTAGTGATTTTTTTCATTTAGGATCCAATACAAAGGCTATTACAGGCTTCATTGCTGGTTATTTAACCGAACAGAATAAAATCAAATGGGATACAAAATTTTTCGATCTATTCCCTGAATTCAAAGACAAAAGCAATCCTAAATATCTGAATATTACACTTAGCCAAATTCTGGAACACAAAGCCGGAATTCAACCATTCACATCCGGTGCTGAATACCAGAAACTACCTGTGTTTAAGGGTAACAGATCCGAAAAAAGACAGGCATTCGCCCAATATGTTCTAACACTTCCTCCGGTAGAAAACGATAAACCCTACAATTATTCCAATGCCGGTTATAGCGTAGCAGCATTTATGCTGGAAAAAGTAAGCGGAAAAACATGGGAGCAACTGGTTCAGGATGTATTAAAAGATAAATTAAAACTACAATACACACTAGGCTGGCCAAACAGAACCGATATCAATCAACCTTGGGGACATTGGGAAGATCCGAAGCTGGTGAGTGTAGCGCCAGAAACTAAATATGACCTGAGTATGGCTGAACCAGGAGGGGATATCAGCATGAATATTATCAATTATTCAAAATTCATCCAACTCAATTTACAGGGATTGACAGGAAAGGATAACTTTTTGAAAGCAAAAACCTATCAGTATTTATTCAATTCATCCGACAATTATAGTATTGGCTGGGGAAATGTCACTATTAACAATATAAAATATTCTGAGCACCAAGGAACGGACGGAACTTTCTTTGCATATACACTTATTAACCGATCTGAGCCTAAAGCCTATATTATTTTAATTAATAATGCCAGCGGGCAAGCTCAGGAAGGTTTATTTAAATTTTTGAAACTTCTTAAAAAACAATATCCTTAA
- a CDS encoding GNAT family N-acetyltransferase encodes MKPEFENIPLVKTPQQYEIEIDGSKAFITYRESNSTITLLHTEVEPALQGMGASTAVIEKTLAAIEESGKKLNPLCPLVVAYIKRHPEWKRIVADNVTSL; translated from the coding sequence ATGAAACCAGAATTTGAAAACATCCCTTTGGTAAAAACTCCTCAGCAATATGAAATTGAAATAGATGGCAGTAAAGCCTTTATTACTTACAGGGAAAGCAACAGCACTATTACCCTTCTTCATACCGAAGTAGAACCTGCATTACAAGGAATGGGTGCGTCTACAGCTGTAATCGAGAAAACATTAGCAGCAATAGAAGAAAGTGGTAAAAAGCTTAATCCACTATGTCCTTTGGTTGTCGCTTATATCAAAAGGCATCCGGAATGGAAAAGAATTGTAGCCGATAATGTAACCTCTTTATAA
- the fabF gene encoding beta-ketoacyl-ACP synthase II yields the protein MKRVVVTGLGTINPLGNNVEEFWSNITAGKSAGNKVTHFDSTRFRTQVACEVKDFDPLKYLDKNEIKRSDLFTQYALYSAAQAMEDANFDLTKMDPFDFGVIWGTGQGGMQTFENEVENYIEGDKNPRFNPFFIPKLLVNMASGLISMKFGLQGINYTPVSACATGNSAIMDAFNYIRIGKAKAFITGGSEAGITPASFGGFAALKAMTARNDDPQTASRPFDKDRDGFVMGEGGAALVLEEYEHAKARGAKIYAEVVGAAMTADAYHITSPHPQGLGASKSMQLALEEAGVKPEELDYLNLHATSTPIGDIAEVNAVKTVFGESKNLHVSSTKSMTGHLLGAAGAIEAIISIKAINDNIVPPTINMTEPDPEIPEEIQIVFNESLHKQVKTAMSNAFGFGGHNSTVVFKEL from the coding sequence ATGAAAAGAGTTGTTGTTACAGGATTAGGAACTATAAATCCTTTAGGAAATAACGTTGAAGAATTCTGGAGTAATATTACCGCCGGAAAAAGTGCAGGAAATAAAGTAACACATTTTGATTCTACCCGTTTCAGAACTCAGGTAGCATGCGAAGTAAAAGATTTTGACCCGCTAAAATATTTAGATAAAAATGAGATCAAACGTAGTGATCTCTTTACACAATATGCATTATACAGTGCAGCTCAGGCAATGGAGGATGCCAATTTCGACTTAACCAAAATGGATCCGTTTGACTTTGGTGTCATCTGGGGAACCGGACAAGGCGGAATGCAGACATTCGAAAATGAAGTTGAAAATTATATAGAAGGAGACAAAAACCCACGTTTCAATCCTTTCTTTATTCCAAAATTATTGGTAAATATGGCTTCAGGCCTTATTTCTATGAAATTTGGATTACAAGGAATCAACTACACTCCCGTGTCCGCTTGCGCTACAGGAAACAGTGCTATTATGGATGCTTTCAACTACATCCGTATCGGTAAAGCAAAAGCTTTTATCACCGGAGGATCAGAAGCGGGAATTACCCCGGCTTCTTTCGGAGGTTTTGCAGCGCTAAAAGCAATGACAGCACGAAACGATGATCCGCAAACGGCCAGCAGACCTTTTGATAAAGACCGTGATGGTTTTGTAATGGGAGAAGGTGGTGCCGCTTTGGTATTAGAAGAATATGAGCATGCAAAGGCAAGAGGTGCAAAAATATATGCTGAGGTAGTAGGGGCTGCGATGACTGCAGATGCTTATCATATTACCTCCCCACATCCACAAGGTTTGGGAGCTTCTAAATCTATGCAACTGGCATTAGAAGAAGCTGGAGTAAAACCTGAGGAGCTTGACTATCTGAACCTTCACGCAACTTCTACTCCAATTGGTGATATTGCAGAAGTTAATGCTGTAAAAACAGTATTCGGAGAATCAAAAAATCTTCATGTAAGCTCTACAAAATCCATGACTGGGCACCTGCTTGGTGCTGCAGGAGCTATTGAGGCTATTATTTCTATTAAAGCAATTAATGATAATATTGTTCCGCCTACAATCAATATGACAGAACCGGATCCTGAGATTCCGGAAGAAATACAGATTGTATTTAATGAATCATTACACAAACAAGTGAAAACAGCGATGAGTAATGCATTTGGTTTCGGAGGACATAACAGTACAGTAGTATTTAAAGAGCTTTAA
- a CDS encoding serine hydrolase domain-containing protein gives MYKTLFTSALLSVSSVLLSQSFNKEKLDTYFSTLEKNNKFSGSVAITQDNKLIYTRSVGYSDIENKILNSDKTKYRIGSISKTFTAVLILKSFEEGKLKPDDKLSLFFPHIKNADQITISQLLQHRSGIHNITDDNSYMDYYQEPQSEAKLVDIITKAGSDFQPDSKYSYSNSGYILLTYILEKVNKKPYAELLKEKIMKPLGLNSTYVGKKINSQNNEAYSYSSGNKKSAETDMSIPIGAGAVVSNPSDIVKFSNALFNGKLLNKESLEKMITVRDGYGYGLFTTQFNDLKGFGHSGGIDDFSSLFVYYNVGNVSFALDSNVSEGYGNNLIAKALLSAVYNKPYDIPEFKTYQADVNDFAKYIGTYASPTFPLKIAITTDNTSLKAQATGQSEFTLTPTDKNKFEFSQAGIKMEFYPDKKQFRLLQNGLDILFTKE, from the coding sequence ATGTACAAAACGTTATTCACTTCCGCATTACTAAGTGTTTCATCAGTTTTATTATCACAAAGTTTTAATAAGGAAAAACTGGACACTTATTTCAGTACATTAGAGAAGAATAATAAATTCTCCGGATCTGTCGCTATTACACAAGACAATAAGCTTATTTACACACGTTCGGTTGGTTATTCTGATATAGAAAATAAAATTCTGAATTCCGATAAGACAAAATACCGCATCGGGTCTATTTCTAAAACGTTCACGGCAGTTCTAATCTTAAAAAGTTTTGAAGAAGGAAAATTAAAACCAGATGATAAACTCAGTTTATTTTTTCCGCACATCAAAAATGCAGACCAGATAACAATTTCACAACTCTTACAACACCGTAGTGGCATCCATAATATTACCGACGACAATTCTTACATGGACTATTATCAGGAGCCACAGAGTGAAGCTAAATTGGTGGATATTATCACCAAAGCAGGTAGTGATTTTCAACCAGACAGTAAGTATTCCTATAGCAACTCAGGATATATTCTTCTTACCTACATCCTGGAAAAAGTAAACAAAAAACCCTATGCTGAACTATTAAAAGAAAAAATTATGAAGCCTTTAGGTTTAAACAGCACCTATGTAGGAAAGAAGATCAACTCCCAAAACAATGAAGCATATTCCTATTCTTCTGGCAATAAAAAATCAGCTGAAACAGATATGTCCATACCAATTGGCGCAGGTGCCGTCGTTTCTAACCCTAGTGACATAGTTAAATTTAGTAATGCATTATTCAACGGAAAATTATTAAATAAAGAAAGTCTGGAAAAAATGATTACTGTAAGAGATGGATATGGATACGGCCTGTTTACTACTCAGTTCAATGATTTAAAAGGATTTGGACATTCAGGAGGCATTGATGATTTTTCTTCACTTTTTGTATACTACAACGTAGGAAATGTAAGCTTTGCACTGGATTCCAATGTATCCGAAGGATATGGAAATAATCTAATTGCCAAAGCTCTTTTAAGTGCTGTTTATAATAAGCCTTATGACATTCCCGAATTTAAGACTTATCAGGCAGATGTAAATGATTTTGCAAAATATATCGGAACATATGCATCACCCACGTTTCCTTTAAAAATAGCAATTACAACAGATAATACGTCTTTGAAAGCACAGGCAACAGGACAATCTGAATTTACGCTAACCCCTACTGATAAAAACAAATTCGAGTTTTCACAGGCGGGTATTAAAATGGAATTTTATCCGGATAAAAAACAATTCCGATTGTTACAAAATGGCTTGGATATTCTCTTTACTAAAGAATAG
- a CDS encoding pirin family protein, whose amino-acid sequence MNTKKIETVIAPQGTHFVGDGFRVHNFIPGVSGLSMQRMSPFIMLDYNSKFVFPPSEHLKGVGVHPHKGFETVTIAYKGRVAHHDSSGGGGVIGEGDVQWMTAASGVLHKEYHEESFNRTGGEFQMVQLWVNLPAKDKKADPKYQAITNADMTKVDLPDHSGSIEIIAGNYNEHKGPAFTFTPVNLMNAKLNAGGKANFSFPANYNTAALVIEGNVKVNGVDVPTDNFVLFENNGEEFIVEATEDAIVLIMSGEPINEPIFAHGPFVMNTREEIIQAFDDFNRGKFGTLQD is encoded by the coding sequence ATGAACACTAAAAAAATAGAAACAGTAATAGCACCACAAGGAACTCATTTCGTAGGAGACGGATTCCGTGTACATAACTTTATCCCTGGCGTATCAGGTCTTAGCATGCAGCGTATGAGCCCATTTATTATGCTGGATTATAATTCCAAATTTGTATTTCCGCCAAGTGAGCATTTAAAAGGTGTTGGAGTGCATCCACACAAAGGTTTTGAAACCGTTACTATAGCCTACAAAGGCCGTGTCGCTCACCATGACAGTAGCGGCGGTGGCGGAGTTATCGGTGAAGGCGATGTACAATGGATGACCGCTGCTTCCGGAGTTTTGCACAAGGAATACCATGAAGAAAGCTTTAACCGTACTGGTGGTGAATTCCAAATGGTACAATTGTGGGTAAACCTTCCTGCTAAAGATAAAAAGGCTGATCCCAAATATCAGGCTATCACCAATGCAGATATGACAAAAGTCGATCTTCCTGATCACTCCGGAAGTATCGAAATTATTGCAGGAAATTATAATGAACACAAAGGTCCTGCTTTTACATTTACCCCGGTAAACTTAATGAATGCGAAATTAAACGCAGGTGGAAAAGCAAACTTCAGCTTTCCTGCAAATTACAATACCGCAGCATTGGTTATTGAAGGAAATGTGAAAGTAAACGGAGTCGATGTACCAACCGATAATTTTGTACTTTTTGAAAACAATGGTGAAGAATTTATTGTTGAAGCAACAGAAGATGCAATTGTTCTTATCATGAGCGGAGAACCAATCAATGAGCCTATTTTTGCTCATGGTCCGTTTGTAATGAATACCCGTGAAGAAATTATTCAGGCTTTTGATGATTTTAACAGAGGAAAATTCGGAACTTTACAAGACTAA